ATCGTGCTCGTCGACTTCTGGGCGTCCTGGTGTGGGCCGTGCCGCCAATTCGCGCCGACCTTCGCCGCCTCCGCCGAGAAGCACCCCGACGTGGTGCACGCCAAGGTGGACACCGAGGCAGAGCAGGAGCTTGCCGCGGCCGCGCAGATCCGGTCGATTCCCACGCTGATGGCCTTCAAGAAGGGCAAGCTGATCTTCAACCAGGCAGGCGCCTTGCCGCCGGCCGCGTTAGAAGATTTAGTGCAGCAGGTGAAGGACTTCGACGTCGACGCGGCGATCGCATCACAAGAAGGCACGCAAGCCTGACCTGAGTCCACCCGCGCGCGGGCTGGCTTCCAATGACTGACTGCTCTGCTCAGCGCTTCGTTATCGCGTTAACGTTCAACGGTGAGCATGGTCCTCGTCGAACACCCGCGCCCGCACGTTGCGCTGATCACCCTGAACCGGCCCGAGCGGATGAACTCCATGGCGTTCGACGTGATGGTCCCGCTCAAAGAGGTGCTGGACAACGTCACCCACGACAACTCCGTCCGAGTCGTGGTCCTGACCGGGGCCGGGAAAGGCTTCTCCTCTGGAGCCGACCACAAGTCGGCCGGTTCGGTGCCGCATGTGCAGGACCTGACCAGACCCAGCTACGCGCTGCGTTCGATGGCGGTCCTTGACGACGTCATTCTGGCCCTGCGCAAGCTGCACCAACCCGTCAT
This genomic stretch from Mycobacterium paraterrae harbors:
- the trxA gene encoding thioredoxin, producing the protein MTTQELTAAQFNDTINGNDIVLVDFWASWCGPCRQFAPTFAASAEKHPDVVHAKVDTEAEQELAAAAQIRSIPTLMAFKKGKLIFNQAGALPPAALEDLVQQVKDFDVDAAIASQEGTQA